Proteins found in one Pseudomonadota bacterium genomic segment:
- the rrtA gene encoding rhombosortase, producing MQDLLCYERGAILNGQWWRLLTGSFVHLNSSHALMNIAALLLLWGIYGTVIGDGAWLAVTLVCALVVGAGLLLLNPEISRYVGLSGILHGYLTAAAMAERRSHTRMSVVLLLLAGGKLLWEQTLGPLPGSAAAAGGNVIVDAHLYGAAAGLLCGWFLGRDGTGQTGQDGSAPAS from the coding sequence ATGCAAGATCTGTTGTGTTATGAGCGCGGCGCGATTCTTAACGGTCAATGGTGGCGCCTGCTGACCGGTTCCTTCGTCCATCTCAACAGTTCGCACGCGCTCATGAACATCGCCGCGCTGTTGCTCCTGTGGGGAATCTATGGGACGGTCATCGGTGATGGGGCCTGGCTGGCCGTCACCCTGGTCTGTGCGCTTGTGGTGGGTGCGGGGCTGCTGCTGCTGAATCCGGAAATCAGCCGCTATGTCGGCCTGTCCGGCATACTGCACGGATATCTCACTGCCGCTGCCATGGCCGAGCGGCGCAGTCACACCCGCATGTCGGTCGTGCTGCTGTTACTGGCGGGCGGCAAGCTGTTGTGGGAACAGACGCTCGGCCCGCTGCCCGGCAGCGCCGCCGCCGCCGGCGGCAACGTGATCGTGGATGCCCATCTCTACGGTGCCGCTGCCGGCCTGCTGTGCGGCTGGTTCCTCGGGCGCGATGGCACGGGGCAGACAGGCCAGGATGGGTCTGCGCCGGCGTCGTAA
- a CDS encoding alcohol dehydrogenase catalytic domain-containing protein: MKAMVIDRIAALREHPEPLRLVDLPVPEPAAGEVRIRVSACGVCHTELDEIEGRTAPPRLPVVPGHEVIGRVDRCGPGATRFAPGVRVGVGWIHHSSGGRDENLSPAFTATGRDRDGGYAEYLTVPEAYACPIPDTFSDAEAAPLLCAGSVGYRALKLAQLTNGAPLGLTGFGGSAHIVLQLARHLYPASPVYVFARDAAARAFALELGADWAGPTEARAPRPAQAIIDTTPAWKPVVEALASLRPGGRLVINAIRKEAGDQDYLLRLSYHEHLWLEKEIKSVANVTHHDIAEFLPIAARIPIRPEVRTYRLEEANRALYELKTEPVRGAKVLVLA; this comes from the coding sequence ATGAAGGCCATGGTCATCGACCGTATCGCCGCGCTGCGCGAGCATCCGGAGCCGTTGCGGCTCGTGGATCTACCCGTGCCGGAGCCGGCGGCGGGCGAGGTGCGCATCCGCGTGTCCGCCTGCGGGGTGTGCCACACCGAGCTGGACGAGATCGAAGGACGCACCGCGCCACCCCGGCTGCCGGTGGTGCCCGGGCATGAAGTGATCGGCAGGGTCGACCGCTGCGGGCCCGGGGCCACGCGTTTCGCGCCGGGTGTCCGCGTCGGGGTCGGCTGGATCCACCACTCCAGCGGTGGGCGGGACGAGAATCTGAGCCCGGCGTTCACGGCCACCGGCCGCGATCGCGATGGCGGTTACGCGGAGTATCTCACCGTGCCCGAGGCCTACGCCTGCCCGATCCCGGACACGTTCAGCGATGCCGAGGCCGCGCCGCTGCTGTGCGCCGGCAGCGTCGGTTACCGGGCATTGAAACTCGCACAGCTCACCAACGGTGCGCCGCTGGGCCTGACCGGCTTCGGCGGTTCCGCGCACATCGTGCTGCAACTCGCACGGCACCTGTACCCGGCCTCGCCGGTATACGTGTTCGCGCGCGATGCCGCGGCGCGCGCGTTCGCGCTGGAACTGGGCGCGGACTGGGCCGGCCCGACCGAGGCGCGCGCACCGCGGCCGGCGCAGGCCATCATCGACACCACCCCGGCCTGGAAGCCGGTCGTGGAGGCGCTCGCCAGCCTGCGCCCGGGCGGGCGCCTGGTCATCAACGCCATCCGCAAGGAGGCCGGTGATCAGGACTACCTGCTGCGGCTCTCCTACCACGAGCACCTGTGGCTGGAAAAGGAGATCAAGTCGGTGGCCAACGTCACGCACCACGATATCGCGGAGTTCCTGCCGATTGCCGCACGCATCCCGATCCGTCCCGAGGTCCGCACCTACCGGCTGGAGGAGGCCAATCGCGCGCTCTACGAGTTGAAGACGGAACCGGTGCGCGGCGCGAAGGTGCTGGTGCTGGCGTGA
- a CDS encoding mechanosensitive ion channel family protein — translation MEFIDTELHVILDYTLLDNPVRNWLIALAITTAALAALYLIKRLGLARLNAFARRTENGWDDAAAAALAHTRNLFILSVALFLGSLFLNLAVDYRLLVSRVAAIALLLQGGLWLNGLVVFLLRQDRERRQRSDPASVAAVNAMGYIGRLVLWAIVLLLVLENLGVDVTALVAGLGVGGIAVALAVQNILGDLFASLSIVLDKPFTIGDFLIIDGHMGSVENIGLKTTRMRSLSGEQLVFSNADLLKSRIRNYGRMFERRVVFTIGVTYQTPRDSLARIPDMIRAAVEAQQPVRFDRSHFQSFGDFALQFETVYYVLSPDYNRYMDIQQAINLRICAEFEQAGIEFAYPTQTLYITQAATPAPTNG, via the coding sequence ATGGAATTCATAGACACCGAACTGCACGTCATCCTGGACTACACCCTGCTGGACAACCCGGTGCGGAACTGGCTGATCGCACTGGCGATCACCACTGCCGCGCTGGCCGCGCTGTATCTGATCAAGCGCCTGGGACTGGCACGCCTGAACGCCTTCGCGCGCCGGACGGAGAACGGCTGGGACGACGCCGCCGCGGCGGCGCTCGCGCACACCCGCAACCTGTTCATCCTCAGCGTTGCCCTGTTTCTAGGCTCCCTGTTCCTGAATCTCGCCGTCGACTACCGGCTGCTGGTCTCGCGCGTCGCTGCCATCGCCCTGCTGCTCCAGGGCGGCTTGTGGTTGAACGGCCTGGTCGTGTTCCTGCTCCGGCAGGACCGGGAGCGGCGCCAGCGCAGCGACCCCGCCAGCGTGGCTGCGGTCAACGCCATGGGCTACATCGGCCGCCTCGTCCTCTGGGCGATCGTCCTGCTGCTGGTGCTGGAAAACCTGGGTGTCGACGTGACCGCCCTGGTGGCGGGCCTGGGTGTGGGCGGCATCGCGGTCGCCCTGGCGGTGCAGAATATCCTCGGCGACCTGTTCGCCTCGCTCTCCATCGTGCTCGACAAGCCCTTCACCATCGGCGACTTCCTGATCATCGACGGACACATGGGCAGCGTGGAGAACATCGGCCTGAAAACCACGCGTATGCGCAGTCTGTCGGGGGAGCAGCTGGTGTTTTCCAACGCCGACCTGCTCAAGAGCCGGATCAGGAACTACGGCCGCATGTTCGAGCGGCGCGTGGTCTTCACCATCGGCGTGACCTACCAGACACCGCGCGACAGTCTGGCGCGCATCCCGGACATGATCCGGGCCGCGGTCGAGGCCCAGCAACCGGTGCGCTTCGATCGCTCCCACTTCCAGTCCTTCGGAGATTTCGCCCTACAGTTCGAAACGGTCTACTACGTGCTGAGCCCGGACTACAACCGTTACATGGATATCCAACAGGCGATCAACCTGCGGATCTGCGCCGAATTCGAGCAGGCAGGTATCGAGTTCGCCTATCCCACCCAGACGCTGTACATCACCCAGGCCGCAACGCCGGCGCCGACTAACGGCTGA
- a CDS encoding ATP-binding protein, which yields MAEFITPSRTLAAKAGRAIADFDMIRAGDRILLGLSGGKDSLSLLHLLHHFQRRAPLAFELGAMTVDPMAGDFDPSPLIPYLAELGVAYHYVREPIMELARAHMGRDSYCAFCSRLKRGFMYRTARVHGYNVIALAQHLDDMAESFLMSAFHGGRLQTMKAHYVNDDGDLRIIRPLAYVRERQTRDFAAAAGLPVIADSCPACFSKPTQRQHMKDLLAAEEAQNRLLFRSLLTALKPLMRAGQPRSAAPVAARASGA from the coding sequence ATGGCAGAATTCATCACACCGTCGCGGACGCTGGCAGCGAAGGCCGGGCGCGCTATCGCCGATTTCGACATGATCCGTGCCGGCGACCGTATCCTGCTGGGACTTTCAGGCGGCAAGGATTCGCTGTCGCTGTTGCACCTGCTGCACCATTTCCAGCGTCGGGCGCCGCTGGCGTTCGAACTGGGCGCGATGACGGTCGACCCGATGGCCGGGGATTTCGATCCGTCGCCATTGATACCGTATCTTGCCGAACTGGGCGTGGCTTACCACTACGTGCGCGAACCGATCATGGAACTTGCCCGCGCGCACATGGGGCGTGATTCCTATTGCGCGTTCTGCTCGCGTCTCAAGCGCGGCTTCATGTACCGGACCGCGCGCGTGCATGGCTACAACGTGATCGCACTGGCGCAGCATCTTGACGACATGGCGGAGAGCTTCCTGATGTCGGCGTTTCATGGCGGCCGGTTGCAGACGATGAAGGCACATTACGTCAACGATGACGGTGACCTGCGGATCATCCGGCCGCTGGCCTATGTGCGCGAGCGGCAGACGCGGGATTTTGCCGCCGCCGCGGGCTTGCCGGTGATCGCCGACTCGTGCCCGGCCTGTTTTTCCAAGCCGACCCAGCGCCAGCACATGAAGGACCTGCTCGCGGCGGAGGAGGCGCAGAACCGGCTGCTGTTCCGTTCCCTGCTGACTGCGCTCAAGCCGCTGATGCGCGCGGGGCAGCCGCGCTCCGCCGCGCCGGTCGCCGCGCGCGCCAGCGGGGCATGA
- a CDS encoding thioredoxin family protein produces the protein MMRSVTDAGELQRLRSAGAVFVLYGTAHCQVCGVLRPQLDALLTREYPEFDGVYVDCARTPALCAQNGIFSLPVLQVYLDGSMVVEAARAFGLQQLRHQLERPVALWRAGGAAD, from the coding sequence ATGATGCGCAGCGTCACGGATGCCGGCGAGCTGCAACGCCTGCGGAGCGCGGGTGCGGTGTTCGTCCTGTACGGTACGGCACACTGCCAGGTCTGCGGCGTGCTGCGACCGCAGCTGGATGCGCTGCTGACGCGCGAATATCCTGAATTCGACGGCGTCTACGTCGATTGTGCGCGTACACCCGCGCTCTGTGCCCAGAACGGCATCTTCAGCCTGCCGGTGCTGCAGGTGTACCTCGACGGCAGCATGGTGGTCGAGGCGGCACGCGCGTTCGGCCTGCAGCAGCTCCGGCACCAGCTCGAACGCCCGGTCGCCCTGTGGCGCGCGGGTGGCGCCGCTGACTGA
- a CDS encoding secondary thiamine-phosphate synthase enzyme YjbQ, which produces MREIITIGTGSREELVDITGQVQACVQRSGVRDGLVSVYAQGATAAVMIQENWDDSVQTDVVHLLAQLIPRGAWLHDRQDGNGDAHLKSGLVGPSETIPLIDGRLGLSRWQNIFFCEFDGPRSERNIVCTVIPDSHC; this is translated from the coding sequence GTGCGCGAGATCATCACCATCGGCACCGGGTCGCGCGAGGAACTGGTGGATATCACTGGCCAGGTGCAGGCCTGCGTACAGCGCAGCGGGGTGCGTGACGGCCTGGTCAGCGTGTATGCCCAGGGCGCGACGGCCGCCGTGATGATCCAGGAGAACTGGGACGACAGCGTCCAGACCGACGTGGTGCACCTGCTGGCGCAGCTGATCCCGCGCGGGGCCTGGCTGCACGACCGGCAGGACGGCAACGGCGACGCCCACCTCAAGTCCGGCCTGGTCGGACCCTCGGAAACCATTCCGCTGATCGACGGCAGGCTCGGCTTGTCGCGCTGGCAGAACATCTTCTTCTGCGAGTTCGACGGGCCGCGCAGCGAACGCAACATCGTCTGCACGGTCATACCCGACAGTCACTGCTGA
- a CDS encoding methyltransferase, whose amino-acid sequence MPILAHMLVLMQFTGIGASCFPVGLDPAGSPCWLLACVLGLGVGVVTLGYNRPGNFGIYPQPKAQAQLITAGPYRYIRHPMYLGLLLTMLGIALYNAHWLNLAGLALVAAAVTGKVLLEERLLLARFPDYADYMRRTARLLPGLF is encoded by the coding sequence ATGCCGATACTGGCCCACATGCTCGTCCTTATGCAGTTCACCGGTATCGGGGCGAGCTGTTTTCCGGTGGGCCTCGATCCGGCGGGCAGCCCCTGCTGGCTGCTGGCCTGCGTGCTCGGGCTCGGTGTGGGTGTCGTGACGCTCGGCTACAACCGTCCCGGTAATTTCGGCATCTATCCGCAACCGAAGGCGCAGGCGCAGCTGATTACCGCCGGTCCCTACCGTTACATCCGGCATCCCATGTATCTCGGCCTGCTGCTGACGATGCTCGGGATCGCCCTGTACAACGCGCACTGGCTCAATCTCGCCGGACTGGCGCTGGTCGCGGCGGCCGTCACGGGCAAGGTGCTGCTCGAGGAACGCCTGCTGCTGGCGCGGTTTCCGGACTATGCCGACTACATGCGGCGCACCGCGCGCCTGCTGCCCGGGCTGTTCTAG
- a CDS encoding cyclic nucleotide-binding domain-containing protein, whose protein sequence is MATTTECEILVNSLLGKDLDADECAVLLGLTGRRALREGEDLVRAGDTGSTLFILMSGKVTVFGTVGGKEAALYSMKPGECAGTRAFVENSPRQATLRATGSATVLTLEPDVFESLLASHPRIVYKFMRGLFRQTHANLMRMDAESQQLSNYITKTGGRY, encoded by the coding sequence ATGGCGACCACCACTGAATGCGAAATCCTGGTCAATTCCTTGCTGGGCAAGGACCTCGATGCGGACGAGTGCGCCGTTCTGCTCGGCCTGACCGGGCGGCGCGCGCTGCGCGAGGGCGAGGATCTCGTGCGTGCGGGCGACACCGGCAGCACACTGTTCATCCTCATGTCGGGCAAGGTCACGGTCTTCGGCACCGTCGGGGGCAAGGAAGCGGCGCTGTACAGCATGAAACCGGGCGAGTGTGCCGGTACCCGTGCCTTTGTCGAGAACAGCCCGCGCCAGGCCACCCTGCGCGCCACGGGCAGCGCCACGGTGCTCACGCTCGAACCCGACGTCTTCGAGTCGCTGCTGGCCTCGCATCCGCGGATCGTCTACAAGTTCATGCGCGGGCTGTTCCGCCAGACCCATGCCAATCTCATGCGCATGGATGCGGAATCGCAGCAGCTTTCGAACTACATCACCAAGACCGGCGGACGTTACTGA
- a CDS encoding nuclear transport factor 2 family protein yields MRLRPLHVLPLLALVQAAAWLLLRDSEQQRVLERLEQVRALASFDAPESALAQLNRARRLGAMFTAQTRYDLTTLDYGVTEIASREELIRRIAAARSRLSALELTLLAPVVQIEGDRATVELTGTALGTRRDGDGRFMDVHRVEIALVRQDGAWLVSGGRHLRDERTAFSGSE; encoded by the coding sequence GTGAGGCTGCGCCCACTGCACGTGCTGCCGCTGCTGGCCCTGGTCCAGGCAGCGGCCTGGCTGCTGCTGCGCGACAGCGAGCAACAGCGCGTCCTGGAGCGGCTCGAACAGGTGCGCGCCCTCGCCTCGTTCGACGCGCCGGAGAGCGCGCTGGCGCAGCTCAACCGCGCACGCCGGCTCGGCGCGATGTTCACCGCACAGACCCGCTACGACCTGACGACACTGGATTACGGCGTCACCGAAATCGCCAGCCGCGAGGAACTGATCCGCAGGATCGCCGCGGCCCGCAGCCGCCTCAGCGCCCTCGAGCTGACCCTGCTCGCACCCGTCGTGCAGATCGAGGGCGACCGCGCAACCGTCGAGCTCACCGGCACGGCGCTCGGCACGCGCCGTGATGGCGATGGCCGCTTCATGGACGTGCACAGGGTGGAGATCGCACTGGTCCGGCAGGACGGCGCATGGCTGGTGAGCGGCGGCCGCCATCTCCGCGACGAGCGCACCGCCTTCAGTGGCAGCGAATGA
- the pdxH gene encoding pyridoxamine 5'-phosphate oxidase: protein MPASPDELRDRWMAEGLSRETLEPDPFRQFELWFRQAIDSGIAEPNAMTIATVDAQGQPWVRTVLLKLYDTEGFVFFTNYESDKARQIEDNPRVALLFPWVALGRQVKIGGMAARIPTAESLKYFASRPRGSQIGAWASPQSRVISSRSLLDAKVDEMKRKFARGEIPLPSFWGGYRVVPASMEFWQGRENRLHDRFVYTRQADGHWEIERRAP, encoded by the coding sequence ATGCCAGCAAGCCCCGACGAACTCCGCGACCGCTGGATGGCAGAGGGACTGTCACGCGAAACCCTGGAGCCCGATCCGTTCCGGCAGTTCGAGCTGTGGTTCCGCCAGGCGATCGACTCCGGCATCGCCGAACCCAACGCCATGACCATCGCCACGGTGGATGCGCAGGGACAACCCTGGGTGCGCACCGTGCTGCTCAAGCTGTACGACACCGAGGGCTTCGTGTTCTTCACCAACTACGAGAGCGACAAGGCCCGCCAGATCGAGGACAACCCGCGGGTGGCACTGCTGTTCCCGTGGGTGGCGCTCGGCCGGCAGGTCAAGATCGGCGGCATGGCGGCGCGGATACCGACCGCGGAATCGCTGAAATACTTCGCCTCGCGCCCGCGCGGCAGCCAGATCGGCGCCTGGGCCTCGCCGCAGAGCCGGGTTATCTCCTCGCGCTCGCTGCTGGACGCCAAGGTCGACGAGATGAAGCGCAAGTTCGCGCGCGGCGAGATCCCGCTGCCCTCGTTCTGGGGCGGCTACCGGGTCGTGCCGGCGAGCATGGAATTCTGGCAGGGCCGTGAGAACCGCCTGCATGACCGGTTCGTCTACACCCGGCAGGCGGACGGCCATTGGGAGATCGAGCGCCGCGCGCCCTAA
- a CDS encoding nuclease-related domain-containing protein: MPETLQNLLRAVPLSSDQLYLLLGVAAGIAALLYAARERLFNWREERRLKRALRRLGARALHDIALNDGTGGEVAIDHLLLTAEGVLVVGVKRFSGVIFGGPQTDQWTQVINRCSYKFPNPDDYLQRQIEAIRLLAPGITVSGIHLFTHGATFPKGKPLNVLLAREVRQQAPRLRRIPKPLRQAWNQLVRDLPGHAPASPEPR; encoded by the coding sequence ATGCCTGAGACGCTACAGAACCTGCTGCGAGCCGTACCGCTGTCATCCGACCAGCTCTACCTTCTCCTCGGCGTGGCGGCCGGCATCGCCGCGCTGCTCTACGCCGCGCGCGAACGGCTGTTCAACTGGCGCGAGGAACGACGTCTTAAGCGCGCGCTGCGGCGCCTCGGCGCGCGGGCGCTGCACGATATCGCCCTGAACGACGGGACGGGTGGCGAGGTCGCCATCGATCACCTGCTGCTGACCGCCGAAGGCGTGCTGGTGGTGGGTGTCAAGCGATTCAGCGGCGTCATCTTCGGCGGCCCGCAGACCGACCAGTGGACCCAGGTCATCAACCGCTGCAGCTACAAGTTCCCCAATCCGGACGACTACCTGCAACGCCAGATCGAGGCCATCCGGCTGCTGGCGCCCGGGATCACGGTCAGCGGCATCCACCTGTTCACCCACGGTGCGACCTTCCCCAAAGGCAAACCGCTTAACGTGCTGCTCGCGCGCGAGGTACGCCAGCAGGCGCCGCGTCTGCGCCGGATACCCAAACCCCTGCGCCAGGCCTGGAACCAGCTCGTCAGGGACCTGCCCGGGCACGCGCCGGCCAGCCCCGAACCGCGCTGA
- a CDS encoding M23 family metallopeptidase produces MHQAFNTILLTSRYGRVHSLTYNPRHALFLGSAVLVSLLGAILYSGFTLGVRLEAHRQLGAVEQLQQLTREQQHQIEQNRRSARDHLDALALRLGRMQAQLMRLDALGNRLVSQADLDASEFDFTIAPPVGGPHEGSTLSATTVPDFLGMMDELELSVNDRSQKLGVLEQLIMNRNLHERVMPSGHAVEQGLLSSKFGQRIDPFTGKMEQHKGIDIAGKEGSDVLATGDGVVMWAGSRSGYGNMVEIDHGNGIVTRYGHNKELLVAVGDTVRKGQPIALMGSTGRSTGPHVHIEVLRDGKQVNPAQFLSSN; encoded by the coding sequence ATGCACCAGGCATTCAATACCATTCTCCTTACCAGCCGCTACGGTCGTGTCCATAGTCTTACCTACAATCCGCGGCATGCGCTCTTCCTCGGCAGCGCCGTCCTGGTCAGCCTGCTCGGCGCCATACTCTACAGCGGCTTCACCCTCGGCGTGAGACTCGAGGCCCACCGCCAGCTCGGCGCGGTCGAACAACTGCAGCAGTTGACACGGGAACAGCAGCATCAGATCGAGCAGAACCGCCGCAGCGCACGCGATCACCTGGATGCGCTGGCATTGCGGCTCGGCCGCATGCAGGCCCAGTTGATGCGCCTGGACGCGCTGGGCAACCGCCTGGTCTCACAGGCCGACCTCGACGCCAGCGAATTCGATTTCACCATCGCGCCACCGGTCGGCGGCCCGCACGAGGGCTCGACCCTGTCCGCGACCACCGTGCCCGACTTCCTTGGCATGATGGATGAACTCGAGCTGTCCGTTAACGACCGCTCCCAGAAGCTGGGGGTACTCGAGCAACTCATCATGAACCGCAACCTGCACGAACGCGTGATGCCGTCCGGCCACGCCGTCGAACAGGGCCTGCTATCCTCCAAGTTCGGCCAGCGCATCGATCCGTTCACCGGCAAGATGGAACAGCACAAGGGCATCGATATCGCCGGCAAGGAGGGTTCGGACGTCCTGGCTACCGGCGACGGCGTGGTGATGTGGGCCGGCAGCCGGAGCGGTTACGGCAACATGGTCGAGATCGACCACGGCAACGGCATCGTCACGCGCTACGGACACAACAAGGAACTCCTAGTCGCGGTCGGGGATACCGTACGCAAGGGTCAACCGATCGCGCTGATGGGTTCCACCGGGCGCTCCACCGGACCGCACGTGCACATCGAGGTGCTGCGCGACGGCAAGCAGGTCAATCCCGCGCAGTTTCTGAGCAGCAACTAG
- a CDS encoding energy-coupling factor ABC transporter permease translates to MDIPAGLLPGSYHFGAAVLYVLLLLLALLTAPWWKIRDSEAQQVHFGAIVIVLLLWIMHGGIQRGLDYHLLGATGLTLLFEWQFALFAVSMVLALTTWQGAAGWEAFGVNALVMGAVPITFTRMLLYLSQRWLPHNYFIYVFINAFLAGALSILLAGLVSGLVQQLAAVHPGDTLVDNFLVILPMLMFGEGFLNGAALSLVVAYRPAWVATFHDRWYLQGK, encoded by the coding sequence ATGGACATTCCCGCCGGTCTGTTGCCGGGCAGTTATCACTTTGGTGCGGCCGTACTCTACGTCCTGCTGCTGTTACTGGCCCTGCTCACGGCGCCATGGTGGAAGATTCGCGACAGCGAGGCCCAGCAGGTTCATTTCGGTGCCATTGTGATCGTACTGCTCCTGTGGATCATGCATGGCGGGATTCAGCGCGGGTTGGACTACCACCTGCTGGGTGCCACCGGCCTGACCCTCCTGTTCGAGTGGCAGTTCGCGCTGTTTGCCGTCAGCATGGTGCTGGCGCTAACGACCTGGCAGGGGGCGGCCGGGTGGGAAGCCTTCGGCGTGAATGCACTCGTCATGGGCGCGGTACCGATCACCTTCACGCGCATGCTGCTGTACCTGTCCCAGCGCTGGCTGCCACACAACTACTTCATCTATGTCTTCATCAACGCCTTCCTGGCGGGGGCGCTGTCGATCCTGCTGGCGGGGCTGGTTTCCGGCCTGGTCCAGCAACTGGCCGCCGTGCATCCCGGCGACACCCTGGTAGACAATTTTCTCGTGATCCTGCCGATGCTGATGTTCGGCGAAGGCTTCCTCAATGGCGCGGCGCTATCGCTGGTCGTGGCCTACCGCCCGGCCTGGGTGGCAACCTTCCATGACCGCTGGTACCTGCAGGGCAAGTGA
- a CDS encoding Glu/Leu/Phe/Val dehydrogenase: MDSNEPDCSREAENLDPVAISEQQFDRAAAYVKGLKRGLIDFLKKPKRVITVNFPIELDDGSVQSFRGYRVVHNRVFGPAKGGIRYHPDVTMEEVVSLAKLMTWKCALVNLPFGGAKGGVVCDTKQLSEAELRRITRRFTSELFDVIGPYKDIPAPDLYTGEQTMAWIFDTYDVLHAGFNNRPVVTGKPVEMGGACGRAEATGTGVVFATQRFLSKALLPDLQEIAGARVVIQGCGDVGAVAARAFCREGARIIAISDSRGGIHRASGLDPEEVARFKAEHGSVVGMPDTMTITNPELLELDCDILVPAALGNQITAGNARNIKARLVVEGANNPTTPQADLILRDRGIHVLPDILANAGGVTVSYYEWVQNQVNEQWDAGRIMEKLREHMQTAVDTVFRRWQAFVVGEEKPEGRVLSEPPVEVPDFRTVALIIAIERVTHATLLRGIWP, encoded by the coding sequence ATGGACAGCAACGAACCCGACTGCAGCCGTGAGGCGGAGAATCTCGATCCCGTAGCCATCAGCGAGCAACAGTTCGACCGCGCGGCCGCCTACGTCAAGGGCTTGAAGCGCGGTCTGATCGATTTCCTGAAAAAGCCCAAGCGGGTGATCACGGTGAATTTTCCGATCGAGCTGGATGACGGCTCGGTGCAGAGCTTCCGCGGCTACCGCGTGGTGCACAACCGCGTCTTCGGCCCCGCCAAGGGCGGTATCCGCTACCACCCGGACGTGACCATGGAGGAGGTCGTGTCGCTGGCCAAACTGATGACCTGGAAATGCGCGCTGGTCAACCTGCCGTTCGGCGGGGCGAAAGGCGGGGTCGTCTGCGACACCAAGCAGCTGAGCGAGGCCGAGCTGCGCCGCATCACGCGCCGGTTCACCTCCGAACTCTTCGACGTGATCGGTCCGTACAAGGACATCCCGGCACCGGATCTGTACACCGGCGAACAGACCATGGCCTGGATCTTCGATACCTATGATGTTCTGCACGCGGGTTTCAACAACCGCCCGGTGGTGACCGGCAAACCGGTCGAGATGGGCGGGGCCTGCGGCCGGGCCGAGGCCACCGGTACCGGCGTGGTCTTCGCGACCCAGCGCTTCCTGTCCAAGGCCCTCCTGCCCGACCTGCAGGAGATCGCCGGTGCGCGCGTGGTGATCCAGGGCTGCGGCGATGTCGGTGCGGTGGCGGCGCGCGCCTTCTGCCGCGAGGGCGCGCGCATCATCGCCATCAGTGACAGTCGCGGCGGCATCCACCGTGCGTCAGGGCTCGATCCGGAGGAGGTGGCGCGGTTCAAGGCCGAGCACGGATCGGTGGTCGGCATGCCGGACACCATGACCATCACCAACCCGGAACTGCTGGAACTGGACTGCGACATCCTGGTGCCCGCGGCGCTCGGCAACCAGATCACCGCCGGCAATGCACGCAACATCAAGGCCCGGCTGGTGGTGGAGGGCGCCAACAATCCCACGACGCCACAGGCCGACCTGATACTCAGGGACCGGGGCATACATGTGCTGCCGGATATCCTGGCCAATGCCGGCGGCGTCACGGTCAGTTACTACGAATGGGTGCAGAACCAGGTCAACGAGCAGTGGGACGCCGGCCGGATCATGGAGAAGCTGCGCGAGCACATGCAGACGGCCGTGGACACGGTGTTCAGGCGCTGGCAGGCGTTCGTGGTCGGCGAGGAGAAGCCGGAAGGCAGGGTGCTGTCGGAGCCGCCGGTCGAGGTGCCCGATTTCCGCACCGTGGCCCTGATTATCGCTATCGAGCGCGTGACGCACGCGACGCTGTTGCGCGGTATCTGGCCCTAG